One Methylomonas sp. LL1 DNA window includes the following coding sequences:
- a CDS encoding glycosyltransferase family protein — MTFLNEPKRIIVYSHDTFGLGNIRRMLAIAKSLVDANQNVSVLILSGSPMLHAFRIPDRIDYIKLPCLSRGVKGDYSVKFLDMEYEQLVKLRSNIILSAVLDFDPDLILVDKKPYGVSDELGAALHLMQRRSHRAKLVLLLRDILDSPESTIPVWKKNGYHDAIQWHYDKILVVGSPEIYDLCKEYEFPKASHDKVRFCGYIARERSDKRSGEIRQQIGCAKERLVLVTAGGGEDGYQLLHSYLEGLSRQDLGDNSITLMICGPEMSESRRHQIEVLARSCRNVVVQEFNTDMMACMEAADLVVSMGGYNSTCELLTLRKRAILVPRVKPSQEQWIRAERLALQGLVRAIHPNNLTPKLLMDTVREELGRTNVHHSRLYQIDMGGLPRISESISELLYDCDTKLPAPIRTSNRSVAAD, encoded by the coding sequence ATGACATTTTTAAACGAGCCCAAAAGAATCATCGTGTACTCACACGACACCTTCGGCCTCGGCAACATTCGACGGATGTTGGCAATTGCAAAATCCCTGGTGGATGCCAATCAGAATGTATCCGTATTGATCCTCTCCGGTTCGCCGATGCTGCACGCCTTCCGCATCCCTGACCGTATCGATTACATCAAATTGCCTTGCTTATCTCGCGGTGTCAAAGGTGACTATTCGGTGAAGTTTCTGGATATGGAATACGAACAATTGGTCAAATTACGCAGCAACATCATTCTCAGCGCGGTGCTGGATTTCGATCCGGATTTGATTTTGGTCGACAAAAAACCTTATGGCGTCAGCGATGAATTGGGCGCTGCCCTTCATCTTATGCAACGGCGTAGTCACCGTGCCAAACTAGTCTTGCTTTTGCGCGACATTCTCGACAGTCCGGAAAGCACGATACCGGTGTGGAAAAAAAACGGATATCACGACGCCATCCAATGGCACTATGACAAGATACTGGTAGTCGGCTCACCGGAAATTTACGACTTGTGCAAGGAATACGAATTTCCGAAAGCCAGCCACGACAAGGTCCGCTTCTGCGGTTATATCGCTCGCGAACGTAGCGACAAACGTAGTGGCGAAATTCGTCAGCAAATCGGCTGCGCCAAGGAGCGTCTGGTGCTGGTCACCGCAGGCGGTGGTGAAGACGGCTATCAATTGCTGCACAGTTATCTGGAAGGTTTGAGTCGGCAGGATCTGGGCGACAACAGCATAACCCTGATGATTTGCGGCCCGGAAATGTCGGAAAGCCGCCGCCACCAAATCGAAGTTTTGGCTCGCAGTTGCCGTAACGTGGTGGTTCAAGAGTTTAACACCGACATGATGGCCTGTATGGAAGCAGCGGATTTGGTGGTCAGCATGGGCGGTTACAACTCTACCTGCGAATTATTGACCTTGCGTAAGCGCGCGATATTGGTACCTCGCGTCAAACCTTCCCAAGAGCAATGGATACGTGCGGAACGTCTGGCGCTACAAGGCTTGGTTCGCGCAATCCATCCAAACAATCTGACGCCTAAATTATTGATGGACACGGTCCGTGAAGAGTTGGGCCGCACCAACGTCCATCACAGCCGCCTGTATCAAATCGACATGGGGGGGCTGCCACGTATCAGTGAATCGATCAGCGAATTGCTTTATGACTGCGACACAAAATTACCGGCACCGATCAGAACTTCGAATCGTAGTGTCGCGGCCGATTAA
- a CDS encoding glycosyltransferase has protein sequence MQNHDHSAQVAYILKGFPRTSETFISNEIHLLEVLGLQLSIFSIKQLEGQKHHAVVDAIRAPVSYLPQASDLTGHSFLAWLINNLPKFTPSHGRVFLQRPAAYLAALLECLGMSLKYRNGWREWPRTVFIKEFLQAGYIAESVLQNPAIKHLHSHFCHGATTVAMFVSRISGLPFSFTAHAKDIYLRELNPGDLLQIKMRRAKFAVTCTGANQEHLDSCKGSDIAVHRIYHGLDTDLFVPAPREQNEADHISTVLSVGRLVEKKGFDYLVRACAILRDRGVRFNCRIVGGADKYAQIIKQLIADLDLQDIVSLPGAVTQEELRGIYQQGDVFALPCLVVDNGDRDGIPNVLVEAMAMEMPVISTDISGIPELIQDHVNGLLVQEKNAEAMADAIESLLKDQALRERLGQAARQTVCRDFNSRHTTVALKKLFDSCLEGQAVEAHVCCAEHS, from the coding sequence ATGCAAAATCATGACCACTCGGCGCAAGTCGCCTATATACTCAAAGGCTTTCCGCGCACCTCGGAAACCTTTATCAGTAACGAAATCCACTTGCTGGAAGTCCTGGGCCTGCAACTGTCGATTTTTTCGATCAAGCAGCTCGAGGGCCAAAAACATCACGCCGTTGTCGACGCCATCCGCGCGCCGGTGAGTTATTTACCGCAGGCCAGCGATCTGACCGGACACAGCTTTTTAGCCTGGCTCATCAATAACCTGCCGAAATTCACGCCAAGCCACGGCCGAGTGTTCCTTCAACGCCCGGCAGCCTACCTCGCCGCCTTGCTGGAATGTTTGGGCATGAGCCTTAAATATCGAAATGGCTGGCGGGAGTGGCCGCGCACGGTATTCATCAAGGAATTTCTGCAAGCTGGTTATATCGCCGAATCGGTGTTGCAGAATCCGGCCATCAAGCATCTACACTCGCATTTCTGCCACGGCGCAACCACCGTTGCGATGTTCGTCAGCCGCATCAGCGGCCTGCCGTTCAGCTTTACCGCCCATGCCAAGGATATTTATTTGCGCGAACTGAATCCAGGCGACTTGCTGCAGATCAAAATGCGCCGGGCAAAATTCGCCGTTACCTGCACCGGCGCCAATCAGGAACATTTGGATTCCTGCAAGGGTAGCGATATTGCCGTGCACCGGATTTATCACGGCCTGGATACCGATTTGTTTGTGCCGGCACCGCGCGAACAAAATGAGGCCGATCATATTTCGACCGTGCTGTCGGTCGGCCGATTGGTCGAGAAAAAAGGCTTTGATTATTTGGTCAGAGCCTGCGCAATTCTGCGCGATCGCGGCGTTCGATTTAACTGCCGCATCGTCGGCGGCGCGGATAAATACGCCCAAATCATCAAGCAACTGATCGCCGACTTGGATTTGCAAGACATCGTCAGCCTGCCCGGCGCGGTAACCCAGGAAGAACTGCGCGGCATTTATCAGCAAGGCGATGTATTTGCCTTACCCTGTCTGGTGGTCGATAACGGCGACCGCGACGGCATTCCCAATGTCTTGGTCGAAGCGATGGCGATGGAAATGCCGGTCATCTCGACCGACATTTCCGGGATTCCGGAATTGATCCAGGATCATGTCAACGGCCTGCTGGTGCAGGAAAAGAATGCCGAAGCGATGGCCGATGCGATCGAAAGCTTGCTGAAAGATCAAGCCTTGCGCGAACGCTTGGGCCAAGCCGCGCGGCAAACCGTCTGCCGGGATTTCAATTCCCGCCACACAACCGTAGCCTTGAAAAAACTGTTCGACTCCTGCCTGGAAGGCCAAGCGGTGGAAGCTCATGTCTGCTGTGCTGAACACTCTTAA
- a CDS encoding alginate lyase family protein — translation MSAVLNTLKSDPRLLALAAPYCDMTPAVLLAYFQGRRQIRYFSVIDEEQNTPEKLDGILRNRFEFNHQPYQLDDAFDWLTNPSADVEWLILLHKFYYAVGLGRRFQQTGDTRYRDKWQALTRSWIDNVPVDFLSSDVTGRRVQNWIFAYLYFVSEAAELAIDAEFHLDFLASLQQQVAYLCDNLTPARNHRTLELYAIFLAAVVFPELRGADEWLSFSIRELQRNLQTDFLADGVHCELSTDYHHIVLRNFLGIRRLAMMNNIALPADMDEAIKKALSFCLHAHKPDGFIPAISDGDSANFLDLLRQGHELYQDQAMLYVATAGQQGQAPAERSKTFEASGYSILRSGWGDQGDAYQGERYLFFDCAPLGAGNHGHLDLLNIEMAAYGRSLIVDPGRYTYDESGDTNWRVLFRGTGYHNTVQIDGKNQTLYAPHIRKYKILGPEPTREFKCALHRPGFDYLHGIAASHEYPVIHERKILFVACEYWLICDLLRAEQNHDYELRFHLDALAEQCTTTHVNSAGLRVDSPNLVILQAPQPNTKLALEPGFVSPSYGCKYPAPVVNFSAHAANYCFLTVLFPYQSTPPRLTLEQLPVSQNGQAVGSTIASAVRIHSQQAQGEYYDELFLANRAGLTYKFADLQTDSAFLFRRQDGRGRVLAWHAESAAAQRG, via the coding sequence ATGTCTGCTGTGCTGAACACTCTTAAGTCCGATCCGCGTTTGCTGGCGCTGGCCGCGCCCTATTGCGACATGACGCCGGCGGTTCTGCTGGCGTATTTTCAAGGTCGTCGGCAGATTCGCTATTTTTCGGTGATCGACGAAGAGCAAAATACCCCGGAAAAACTGGACGGTATTTTGCGCAACCGTTTCGAATTCAATCACCAGCCTTACCAGCTTGATGATGCATTCGATTGGCTGACTAATCCCAGTGCCGATGTCGAATGGCTGATTCTGCTGCACAAGTTTTATTACGCAGTCGGTTTGGGCAGACGATTCCAGCAAACCGGCGACACCCGCTACCGCGACAAATGGCAAGCGCTCACCCGCAGTTGGATCGACAACGTGCCGGTCGATTTTCTGTCTAGCGACGTCACTGGCCGCCGCGTACAAAACTGGATTTTTGCCTACCTCTATTTTGTCTCGGAGGCCGCCGAATTAGCCATCGATGCGGAATTTCATCTGGACTTTCTGGCCTCGCTGCAACAGCAGGTCGCCTATTTGTGCGACAACCTGACGCCAGCGCGCAATCACCGTACCCTGGAGCTTTACGCGATTTTTCTGGCTGCGGTGGTATTTCCGGAATTGCGCGGTGCTGATGAATGGCTGAGTTTTTCGATTCGCGAATTGCAACGCAATCTGCAAACCGACTTTTTGGCCGACGGCGTGCATTGCGAACTTTCGACCGATTACCACCATATCGTGTTGCGCAATTTCCTGGGCATTCGCCGCTTGGCGATGATGAACAACATCGCGCTGCCAGCCGATATGGACGAGGCCATCAAAAAAGCCCTGAGCTTTTGCCTCCATGCGCATAAACCCGACGGCTTTATCCCGGCGATCAGCGACGGCGACAGCGCCAATTTCCTGGATTTGCTGCGGCAAGGCCACGAACTGTATCAAGATCAGGCGATGCTATATGTCGCCACGGCCGGTCAACAAGGCCAAGCCCCAGCGGAGCGTTCGAAAACTTTCGAGGCCAGCGGCTACAGCATCTTGCGCAGTGGTTGGGGTGATCAAGGCGATGCTTATCAAGGCGAGCGCTACTTGTTTTTTGACTGCGCGCCCCTCGGTGCCGGCAATCATGGTCATCTGGACTTACTGAATATCGAGATGGCGGCTTACGGCCGGTCGTTGATTGTCGATCCAGGCCGCTATACCTACGATGAATCCGGCGACACCAACTGGCGGGTATTGTTTCGCGGCACCGGCTATCACAATACCGTGCAAATCGACGGCAAGAACCAGACGCTGTATGCGCCGCATATTCGCAAATACAAGATCCTAGGACCGGAACCGACGCGTGAATTTAAATGCGCGCTACACCGGCCGGGTTTCGATTATCTGCACGGCATTGCCGCCAGCCATGAATACCCGGTGATTCACGAGCGCAAAATTCTGTTTGTCGCCTGCGAATATTGGCTGATCTGCGATTTGCTACGCGCCGAGCAAAACCACGATTACGAATTGCGCTTCCATCTGGATGCGTTGGCAGAGCAGTGCACCACAACGCACGTCAATTCAGCCGGATTACGGGTCGACTCGCCGAATCTGGTTATCCTGCAAGCGCCGCAACCAAATACTAAATTGGCACTGGAGCCGGGCTTTGTTTCACCCAGCTACGGTTGCAAATACCCGGCGCCGGTCGTCAATTTTTCCGCGCATGCCGCCAATTATTGTTTTCTGACCGTGCTGTTTCCGTATCAATCGACCCCGCCGCGGCTTACGCTGGAACAATTGCCGGTAAGCCAAAATGGTCAAGCGGTCGGCAGCACTATCGCCAGTGCCGTGCGGATTCACAGCCAACAAGCCCAAGGCGAATACTACGACGAGCTATTCCTGGCGAACCGCGCCGGTCTGACTTACAAATTTGCAGACCTGCAAACCGATAGCGCGTTTTTATTCCGTCGCCAGGATGGTCGGGGGCGAGTCTTGGCCTGGCATGCCGAGTCGGCGGCGGCACAGCGTGGATAA
- a CDS encoding alginate lyase family protein, whose translation MKPSYPSTATPAFLGTQNPLASSMPVFLEPRFAAMTPAELLTHFRLRAVTNYFPLKPGKAKHVASAQPILNNEFTLNNETHRLGDEFNWLHNPSPDLEWLIMLHKFYYSRDLALAYDYSGDEGYADKWVALVGSWIEQVPDGFVNSQVTGRRLQQWLLAYHYFVPGRHCFKITADFLLTLLSSIQSQALFLSNNLTPEGNHRTIELSAIFTVAVLFPELSASASLLAFAQRELLDNLRHDFLADGVQNELSTDYHHTVLKNFLRVRELADLNGLALPEAFDTVIRKALEFSIYAHKPDGWLPAINDGDINSYLSLLRKAQRYYPGDALSYVVSQGAQGKPSTQRSRLFADSGYCILRSDWAERPYADGRYLFFDCSDLGFGSHGHYDLLSFEMAAYGRSLIVDPGRYTYHEHDSDGVNWRHAFKGTAAHNTIMVDGKDQMAYRCHEPVGPQPRAAVLSFESNQGFDFVHGCALSPQYEVQHQRSIFFAEAEYWIISDLLLASDAHRYEQFFHLAPEAQGQIEWLEAEQGHGIQAPDLLIAQARRAEVATSLEPGWVSPEYGVKHPAPVLSFSQQCKGSGWFQTVLYPYKNIAPALHVEGISVTSLGQSVPATQALALSILIQSETTTYHDCFFVAHQPGLTEYHFADVICQAQVLFIRRDAEGGILSVRAYAAEWLEIGGRKLLDSIGKPVCLNYAQGQLQIDAIDGSVPA comes from the coding sequence ATGAAACCTAGCTATCCCAGCACCGCTACACCGGCGTTTCTCGGCACGCAAAACCCGTTGGCAAGTTCAATGCCCGTATTCCTGGAGCCGCGCTTCGCGGCAATGACGCCCGCCGAGCTGTTGACGCATTTTCGCCTGCGTGCCGTTACCAACTATTTCCCGCTAAAGCCTGGCAAAGCCAAACATGTTGCTAGCGCGCAGCCGATTCTGAACAACGAATTTACCCTAAATAACGAAACCCATCGCTTGGGTGACGAGTTTAATTGGCTGCATAACCCCAGTCCTGATCTGGAATGGCTGATAATGCTGCACAAGTTTTATTATTCCCGCGATCTGGCATTAGCTTACGATTACAGCGGCGACGAGGGTTATGCCGATAAATGGGTGGCCTTGGTCGGTTCGTGGATTGAGCAGGTGCCTGACGGTTTCGTGAACAGCCAAGTCACCGGCCGCCGCTTGCAGCAATGGTTATTGGCTTACCATTACTTCGTACCGGGTCGGCATTGTTTTAAGATAACCGCCGATTTTTTGCTGACGTTGTTGAGCTCCATCCAGTCGCAAGCCCTGTTCCTCAGCAACAATTTAACGCCGGAAGGCAATCACCGCACTATCGAATTATCCGCAATTTTCACGGTGGCGGTTTTGTTTCCCGAGCTCAGTGCCTCGGCCAGCTTGCTGGCGTTTGCCCAACGCGAATTGCTGGACAATTTACGCCATGATTTTCTGGCCGACGGTGTGCAAAATGAGCTGTCCACCGACTATCACCACACCGTCTTGAAAAACTTCCTGCGGGTCCGCGAGTTGGCGGATTTGAACGGACTGGCGCTGCCCGAGGCGTTCGATACCGTCATTCGCAAGGCACTGGAATTTTCAATTTACGCCCACAAGCCCGACGGCTGGCTGCCGGCTATCAACGATGGCGACATCAACAGTTATCTGTCCTTGCTACGCAAAGCCCAACGCTACTATCCCGGCGACGCGCTGAGTTATGTAGTCAGCCAAGGCGCACAGGGCAAGCCATCGACGCAACGCTCACGGTTATTTGCCGACAGCGGCTACTGCATTCTGCGTAGCGACTGGGCGGAGCGGCCTTATGCCGATGGCCGCTATCTGTTTTTCGATTGCAGCGACTTGGGCTTTGGCAGTCACGGCCATTACGACCTCTTGAGTTTCGAAATGGCCGCCTATGGTCGTTCGCTGATCGTCGATCCAGGCCGTTACACCTATCACGAACATGACAGCGACGGCGTCAACTGGCGGCATGCCTTCAAAGGCACGGCCGCGCACAACACCATCATGGTCGACGGTAAGGATCAGATGGCCTACCGATGCCATGAGCCGGTCGGCCCACAACCACGGGCAGCGGTATTAAGCTTTGAATCGAACCAAGGCTTTGACTTCGTGCATGGCTGTGCCCTGAGTCCGCAATACGAGGTGCAGCATCAGCGCAGCATTTTCTTTGCCGAAGCCGAATATTGGATTATCAGCGATCTGTTGCTTGCCTCCGACGCGCATCGTTACGAGCAGTTTTTCCATTTGGCACCGGAAGCACAAGGCCAAATCGAATGGCTGGAAGCCGAACAAGGCCACGGCATTCAGGCGCCCGATCTGTTGATCGCGCAAGCGAGGCGTGCCGAGGTTGCGACGAGTTTGGAGCCAGGTTGGGTGTCGCCGGAGTACGGCGTCAAGCACCCCGCGCCTGTATTAAGCTTTAGCCAGCAATGCAAGGGTAGCGGCTGGTTTCAAACCGTTCTGTATCCCTATAAAAACATTGCTCCGGCTTTGCATGTGGAGGGGATTTCAGTAACCAGTCTTGGCCAATCGGTGCCCGCTACCCAGGCTTTAGCGCTAAGTATCCTCATTCAATCAGAAACTACAACTTATCACGATTGCTTTTTCGTCGCCCATCAGCCCGGTTTAACGGAATACCACTTTGCCGATGTCATCTGCCAGGCACAAGTCTTGTTCATCCGCCGGGATGCCGAAGGCGGCATCCTCAGCGTTCGGGCTTATGCTGCGGAATGGCTGGAAATTGGCGGACGCAAACTGCTGGACAGCATTGGCAAACCGGTTTGCCTGAATTACGCCCAGGGCCAGCTACAAATCGACGCTATCGACGGAAGTGTGCCGGCATGA
- a CDS encoding response regulator, translated as MSKTVMIIDDSASVRQVAAIALKAAGYGVIEAVDGKDALDKLDRQKIHLIISDVNMPNMDGITFVNEAKKLAAYKFTPIIMLTNDTGEYEKQGNQAVGAKVWIVKPFQPAKMLAAVSKLILP; from the coding sequence ATGTCAAAAACCGTTATGATCATAGACGATTCCGCCTCGGTGAGGCAGGTGGCCGCGATTGCATTGAAGGCCGCGGGTTACGGTGTAATAGAAGCCGTCGATGGAAAGGATGCTCTGGACAAGCTGGATAGGCAAAAAATTCATCTGATCATTTCCGACGTCAACATGCCCAACATGGATGGCATTACCTTTGTCAATGAGGCCAAAAAACTGGCCGCCTACAAATTTACTCCGATTATCATGCTGACCAACGATACAGGGGAATACGAAAAACAGGGCAATCAAGCCGTCGGCGCCAAGGTCTGGATCGTCAAGCCGTTTCAACCCGCGAAAATGCTGGCGGCGGTATCGAAACTGATTTTGCCTTGA
- a CDS encoding histidine phosphatase family protein, producing MRSFDRPLRIYLARHGQSELNLQQRISGQADTQLSAQGLEQAQALGDVLKHETLSAIYCSSLTRAIQTASPAAAIHGLRIQALDGLREIGLGILEGRHIDERDPEACRLWAARAHDKHGFMVPGAEIYSAFTNRVLSSVEQILADSSSAILIVGHRNTNEVILARLLTNDFAGEAEINVKNKYLYAIDWHGKPQVMTIRLGGEHHGRHYPGLRT from the coding sequence ATGCGCTCATTTGATCGCCCCTTACGTATTTATTTAGCCAGACACGGCCAAAGCGAGTTGAACCTTCAACAACGCATTTCCGGTCAGGCCGACACCCAGCTTTCGGCCCAAGGCCTGGAACAGGCCCAGGCCTTGGGCGATGTGCTGAAGCATGAAACTTTGAGTGCGATTTATTGCAGCAGCCTGACGCGGGCCATACAGACGGCCAGCCCCGCCGCTGCAATTCACGGCCTGCGGATTCAAGCGCTGGATGGTTTGCGTGAAATTGGCTTGGGTATTCTGGAAGGTAGACATATCGATGAGCGCGATCCCGAGGCCTGCCGGCTATGGGCGGCGCGGGCGCATGATAAACACGGTTTCATGGTGCCAGGCGCCGAAATTTATTCGGCTTTCACGAACCGGGTGCTAAGCAGCGTGGAGCAAATCTTGGCCGATAGCAGCAGTGCGATTCTGATCGTCGGCCATCGCAATACCAACGAAGTGATATTGGCCCGGCTGCTGACTAACGACTTTGCCGGCGAGGCCGAGATTAACGTCAAAAACAAATACCTATACGCCATCGATTGGCATGGCAAGCCGCAAGTGATGACGATTCGGCTGGGCGGCGAACACCACGGCCGACATTACCCAGGGCTGCGCACATGA
- a CDS encoding methyl-accepting chemotaxis protein, which yields MDIYALQMVSTALVFGGLGWWLGARNRPAAAMEPQTQAIDQARFSIERYLTGFHDFGRRIIPVWSAQVESSRLQSETAVSGLTQRFLGIVANLDRLLQESRAVLSKADGSAFETSRIRLDEVVVSLDQALQDKQHMLEEIRGLVGFISEMKSMAGEVARIADQTNLLALNAAIEAARAGESGRGFAVVADEVRKLSTISGATGHHITAKVEQVSQAITAAFAVAEKNALSDASSVVDSHDKIRRVLSDLGKLFDDLKHSSDHLGIVTQGIKAEVDHSLMQLQFQDRISQTLSHVRDSINQFPNYLDRCRGGGPDMLIALDTDAMLAELQGSYTMGEEHDTHGTGRPTQLREAEITLF from the coding sequence ATGGACATTTATGCACTGCAAATGGTATCGACGGCCTTGGTATTCGGCGGATTGGGCTGGTGGCTGGGGGCGAGAAACCGACCGGCGGCGGCCATGGAACCGCAAACGCAAGCGATCGATCAAGCACGATTCTCGATAGAGCGTTATTTGACCGGATTTCACGACTTTGGCCGGCGGATAATTCCGGTCTGGTCGGCCCAAGTCGAATCCAGCAGATTACAGTCGGAAACGGCGGTTTCCGGCCTGACGCAACGCTTTCTCGGTATCGTCGCCAATCTCGACCGCTTGTTGCAAGAGTCGCGCGCGGTTCTGTCCAAGGCTGACGGATCGGCGTTCGAGACCAGCCGCATAAGACTGGACGAGGTGGTTGTTAGCCTGGATCAGGCATTGCAAGACAAGCAACATATGCTGGAAGAAATACGCGGCCTGGTCGGCTTTATCTCCGAAATGAAAAGCATGGCCGGGGAAGTCGCCCGGATTGCCGATCAAACCAATTTGCTGGCACTGAACGCGGCCATCGAAGCGGCGCGCGCGGGCGAATCGGGTCGCGGGTTTGCGGTAGTAGCCGACGAAGTCAGGAAACTCTCCACTATTTCCGGCGCGACCGGCCATCACATCACCGCTAAAGTCGAGCAAGTCAGCCAAGCGATTACCGCGGCATTCGCAGTGGCGGAAAAGAATGCCCTGAGCGATGCGTCGTCGGTTGTCGATTCGCATGACAAAATCCGGCGGGTGTTGAGCGATCTGGGCAAACTGTTTGACGATCTGAAACACAGTTCGGACCATCTTGGTATCGTGACCCAGGGCATTAAGGCCGAAGTGGACCATTCCTTGATGCAATTACAGTTTCAGGATCGTATTAGCCAGACCTTATCGCATGTCCGCGACAGCATAAATCAGTTTCCCAACTATCTGGATCGCTGCCGCGGCGGCGGGCCGGATATGCTGATAGCACTCGATACCGATGCCATGCTGGCCGAACTGCAAGGCAGTTACACGATGGGCGAAGAGCATGATACGCACGGCACCGGCCGGCCTACTCAGTTACGGGAAGCGGAAATTACCTTGTTTTAG
- a CDS encoding aminoglycoside phosphotransferase family protein yields the protein MNRDPRFPQMADALNPAVMGPLLGWVLGMPGIKTGHVECCISEKRHKPGKSLVIGYRLKAQSNKVLQSRYVTGRLCPPGAASRECELARSKRPDLAAGALMFLHEPAMLIWAFPYDRKLINLPALLDAESVKSRIGAPDLTGDDRVLAVESEVLHYLPEQSCMIRYRVSLAGSDQTRLLYAKNYADDSGRDVFKVMRQLSSQFSWGAKALAYDAQTRTLWQSHVPGRTLCWADLQTAKGLALAERIGHCAAAFHACKIDTVQRFSQSDVTEGLLATVRLAEQTRPELAEPIESRVAGLLADELNLPKPALATLHHDLKLNNFLVDGDKLGLIDLDCVCLGDPLADLASLIANFYLHGLREGDSVEQVHPLVKQLVGSYMAHSVHAVSLPALHWQVAAALIHEVTRRSLRQMDDLRIAHIQSYLTLSESYLALSRQPTGAGDALI from the coding sequence ATGAACCGCGACCCACGCTTCCCGCAAATGGCCGACGCGCTGAATCCGGCCGTGATGGGGCCGTTGCTGGGCTGGGTGCTGGGCATGCCTGGCATTAAAACTGGTCATGTTGAATGTTGCATCAGCGAAAAACGTCATAAACCCGGTAAAAGTCTGGTGATTGGTTATCGGCTTAAAGCCCAATCGAACAAAGTTCTCCAATCGCGCTACGTGACCGGCCGTCTATGCCCGCCTGGCGCGGCCAGCCGGGAATGTGAATTGGCACGTAGCAAACGGCCCGATCTGGCGGCGGGCGCATTGATGTTTTTGCACGAGCCGGCTATGCTGATTTGGGCGTTTCCTTACGATCGCAAGCTAATTAATTTGCCGGCCCTGTTGGATGCGGAATCCGTCAAAAGCCGGATTGGCGCGCCGGATTTAACCGGGGATGATAGGGTCCTGGCTGTCGAATCCGAAGTGCTGCATTATCTGCCGGAGCAATCCTGCATGATCCGCTATCGGGTGTCGTTGGCTGGGTCCGATCAGACTCGATTGTTGTATGCCAAAAATTACGCCGACGATAGCGGCCGCGACGTGTTCAAAGTGATGCGGCAACTGAGCAGCCAATTTAGCTGGGGCGCCAAGGCCCTGGCCTACGACGCTCAAACCCGCACGCTGTGGCAATCGCATGTCCCCGGCAGGACATTGTGCTGGGCCGATTTGCAAACAGCCAAGGGCTTGGCCTTGGCCGAACGCATCGGCCACTGCGCGGCGGCGTTTCATGCCTGCAAAATCGATACCGTACAACGTTTCAGTCAAAGCGATGTCACCGAAGGCCTGCTGGCCACCGTTAGACTCGCCGAACAAACCCGGCCGGAACTGGCGGAACCCATCGAAAGTAGGGTTGCAGGGTTGTTGGCGGACGAGCTTAATCTTCCAAAGCCAGCCCTGGCGACACTACACCACGACCTAAAGCTGAACAATTTTTTAGTCGACGGCGACAAGTTGGGCTTGATCGACCTGGATTGCGTCTGCCTGGGCGACCCGCTGGCCGATTTGGCCAGTCTGATCGCCAACTTTTATCTGCACGGCTTGCGGGAAGGCGATTCAGTCGAGCAAGTGCATCCGCTGGTCAAGCAGTTAGTCGGCTCTTACATGGCCCATAGCGTCCATGCCGTTTCATTGCCTGCCTTGCATTGGCAGGTGGCCGCCGCGCTGATTCACGAAGTCACTCGCCGCAGCCTGCGGCAAATGGATGACTTGCGTATCGCGCATATCCAAAGTTATCTGACGCTCAGCGAAAGCTACCTGGCGCTCAGTAGACAGCCAACCGGAGCCGGCGATGCGCTCATTTGA